Proteins encoded in a region of the Sugiyamaella lignohabitans strain CBS 10342 chromosome B, complete sequence genome:
- the vip1 gene encoding RNA-binding protein Vip1 has protein sequence MSTSNTITVKGLGPTITEAQISDFFTFCGKVNNVSLTPSADGQSKTATVEFARPAAIKTAILLTDSELAGNRVTVEASSDALAAAEKDSLAHETESTTPNHGEDISQEYKPRAVILAEYLSHGYVLGDKVVSHGLELDQKHGISSKFTSFVTDLDKKYHIQDKAEATDKAYGISDSFWHGHAKLSKYLDNALSTPTGSKVRSYYSDIVKNASDVHAEARRLADLKKQQEEAGNSATSTSTTAANSAAAPAPTTSTAPPAYEKS, from the coding sequence ATGTCTACTAGCAATACTATCACTGTCAAAGGACTTGGCCCTACCATCACAGAGGCACAAATTAGCGACTTTTTCACATTCTGTGGCAAAGTTAACAATGTTTCGTTGACTCCTTCTGCCGATGGGCAAAGCAAGACAGCCACTGTCGAGTTTGCTCgtcctgctgctattaaGACAGCCATTCTTCTAACCGATTCCGAGTTGGCTGGAAACAGAGTCACTGTTGAGGCATCTTCTGATgcacttgctgctgctgaaaaggaTTCATTGGCTCATGAGACTGAATCGACTACTCCTAATCATGGTGAGGACATTAGTCAAGAATACAAGCCCCGTGCTGTAATTCTTGCGGAGTACCTGAGTCACGGATATGTTTTGGGAGACAAGGTGGTTTCACACGGTCTTGAACTCGACCAAAAGCACGGTATCTCCAGCAAATTCACCTCGTTTGTCACTGATTTGGATAAGAAGTATCACATTCAGGACAAGGCGGAGGCTACTGATAAGGCTTATGGTATTTCCGACTCGTTCTGGCATGGACATGCCAAGTTGTCCAAGTACCTCGACAATGCTCTTAGCACCCCCACCGGCTCTAAAGTCCGTTCTTACTACTCGGACATTGTCAAGAACGCTTCTGACGTCCATGCCGAGGCCCGTCGTTTAGCCGatctgaagaagcagcaagAAGAGGCTGGAAACTCtgccacctccacctccaccaccgcTGCTAATTCTGCTGCCGCTCCTGCTCCCACCACATCCACCGCTCCTCCAGCCTACGAAAAATCCTAA